One Patescibacteria group bacterium DNA window includes the following coding sequences:
- a CDS encoding cupin domain-containing protein, with product MTPFHIIDPHSLPWQRRADGVYTKELAHNEEQNQYLTLFKIEKGAALKKHQHPCTEWMYVLEGEYKDDFGTAKTGQLKINEPHSIHTGAAGDGCLLLVLWCGRHEDVI from the coding sequence ATGACCCCGTTTCATATTATTGATCCGCATTCTCTGCCATGGCAGCGCCGTGCCGATGGCGTTTATACAAAAGAATTGGCGCACAACGAAGAACAAAACCAATATCTTACATTATTCAAAATCGAAAAAGGAGCAGCACTCAAAAAACATCAGCATCCGTGCACTGAATGGATGTATGTTTTAGAAGGTGAGTATAAAGATGATTTCGGAACGGCTAAAACAGGACAACTGAAAATAAACGAACCCCATTCTATCCATACGGGAGCGGCAGGAGATGGATGCTTGCTTCTCGTTCTTTGGTGCGGACGGCACGAAGACGTAATCTAA
- a CDS encoding D-glycerate dehydrogenase: protein MKKIFVTRPIQSTGIEMLRNEGYRVVVRNKKTVPSKKELQAAVASYDALLCLLTDHIDKDVIRAAGAQLVVISNFAVGYDNIDIASAKKRGIVVANTPCDEVSDAVADHTIALIFALERRIVAADTFVRKGKYACWDPMIFVGEGITGKTVGLLGLGRIGKSVAQRLEEGFKTRILYHDVRRDEVFEKKYNAVFVEQEELLKKSDIVSLHVPLLPSTRHLINTKALRAMKKGALLVNTSRGAIVDQHAVLTALAKGWLGGFATDVYECEPSLACLARDARAFLKNDRCVFTPHIASATLAARTAMSRIAAQNIIDVFHNRRPPTAVS, encoded by the coding sequence ATGAAAAAAATATTTGTTACACGTCCGATACAATCAACCGGCATTGAAATGCTTCGCAACGAAGGCTACCGTGTTGTTGTGAGAAACAAAAAAACGGTACCGTCAAAAAAAGAACTACAGGCAGCAGTTGCAAGCTATGACGCGCTCCTGTGTTTGCTTACTGACCATATCGATAAAGATGTTATTCGTGCGGCAGGCGCACAGCTAGTGGTCATATCCAATTTTGCCGTTGGGTATGACAATATCGATATCGCATCTGCCAAAAAACGAGGGATTGTTGTTGCCAATACCCCATGTGATGAGGTGTCGGATGCAGTTGCGGACCATACCATTGCCCTTATCTTTGCCCTAGAGCGGAGGATCGTTGCTGCCGATACATTTGTACGAAAAGGGAAATACGCGTGTTGGGACCCGATGATTTTTGTCGGCGAAGGCATTACGGGTAAAACTGTCGGACTGTTGGGATTGGGAAGGATTGGAAAAAGCGTAGCGCAGCGGCTTGAGGAAGGGTTCAAAACACGCATTCTCTACCATGATGTGCGTCGCGATGAAGTATTTGAAAAAAAGTATAACGCCGTATTTGTGGAACAAGAAGAACTCTTAAAAAAGTCGGATATTGTGAGTCTCCATGTGCCGCTTCTGCCATCAACGCGGCATTTGATCAATACTAAAGCATTGCGTGCCATGAAGAAAGGGGCGCTGCTTGTCAACACATCCCGAGGGGCGATTGTAGACCAGCACGCAGTGCTTACGGCGCTTGCGAAGGGTTGGTTGGGAGGGTTTGCAACAGACGTCTATGAATGTGAACCATCGCTTGCGTGCTTGGCGCGAGACGCACGAGCATTTCTCAAAAATGATCGCTGTGTGTTCACACCCCATATCGCATCCGCTACTCTTGCAGCGCGCACAGCAATGAGCCGCATCGCCGCACAAAACATTATTGATGTGTTTCATAATCGCAGGCCACCAACAGCCGTGTCTTGA
- a CDS encoding double-stranded RNA binding motif domain-containing protein, whose translation MGRKPVLEHTKWRDELSRLCGSCKWELPRYSVREIDTADEPKFSATCRVFVDGYVLESSACNARRKKIACQRAAQNMLTILRRFVRDKQLYGETDLFYQDDPLSVFAFRRDMELPHYTYSGPHDGITAVGTFRSGNESVRGQAVATTRQAARAAASREMMKQLPFF comes from the coding sequence ATGGGAAGAAAACCTGTTTTAGAACACACAAAATGGAGAGATGAGCTTAGCCGCCTCTGTGGTTCATGTAAGTGGGAGCTACCACGCTATAGTGTCCGTGAAATCGACACCGCTGATGAGCCGAAATTTTCGGCCACGTGCAGGGTGTTTGTCGATGGCTATGTATTGGAAAGCAGTGCATGTAATGCGCGAAGAAAAAAAATCGCATGCCAGCGAGCAGCGCAGAATATGCTCACCATCTTGCGGCGTTTTGTACGGGATAAGCAGCTCTATGGTGAAACAGATTTGTTTTATCAGGATGATCCACTAAGTGTATTTGCATTCCGGCGCGACATGGAATTGCCACACTATACATATAGCGGTCCCCATGATGGCATTACGGCAGTAGGAACATTCCGTTCGGGCAACGAGAGCGTGCGAGGACAGGCAGTCGCTACGACAAGACAGGCAGCACGTGCCGCAGCAAGCAGAGAGATGATGAAACAACTCCCATTCTTCTAA
- a CDS encoding glycosyltransferase: MQSDNKRMYVMIVLPIHNEEAIIERAVVQLHSHCTATLADMHWTIVIADNGSTDASEDIIKRIALGYPNILYDARTPPGRGGALQQAWSLFDADVYVYMDCDLATDLRYLRECIDAIMRNKYDIAIGSRLVTGSCAHRSVLRTACSYMYSIVPRLFFPSFPIRDCQCGFKAISHRTKKELLPRVQDQYWFFDTELLIRGHYANYRIMEMPVWWKDQRFAQRKSKVRLIHTALGNIAKLFELKKNPDLRR; this comes from the coding sequence ATGCAATCCGATAACAAACGCATGTATGTAATGATCGTACTGCCAATCCATAATGAAGAGGCAATCATTGAACGAGCGGTGGTGCAGCTCCATAGCCATTGCACGGCAACACTTGCAGATATGCACTGGACAATTGTTATCGCGGATAATGGCTCAACAGATGCGAGTGAGGATATTATTAAACGCATTGCATTGGGCTATCCAAATATTTTGTATGATGCGCGGACACCGCCAGGGCGAGGCGGCGCCCTGCAACAGGCGTGGTCGCTGTTTGACGCGGATGTCTATGTCTATATGGACTGTGATTTAGCCACCGACCTGCGCTACTTGCGCGAATGCATTGATGCTATCATGCGCAATAAGTATGATATTGCGATAGGCTCACGACTTGTCACTGGATCATGTGCACACCGCTCTGTGTTGCGCACCGCTTGCTCATATATGTACAGTATCGTGCCCCGCCTATTTTTTCCTTCGTTTCCTATACGAGATTGCCAGTGCGGTTTTAAAGCAATCTCGCATCGCACAAAAAAAGAGTTGCTTCCTCGCGTTCAAGATCAGTATTGGTTTTTTGACACCGAACTTCTTATACGAGGACACTATGCCAACTATCGCATTATGGAAATGCCTGTGTGGTGGAAAGATCAGCGCTTTGCACAACGAAAAAGCAAGGTGCGCCTCATTCATACGGCGCTGGGAAATATTGCCAAACTATTCGAGCTTAAAAAAAATCCCGACCTTCGCCGCTAA
- the alsS gene encoding acetolactate synthase AlsS, with amino-acid sequence MKKAKQRSGAELLIDCLRTQGVKYIFGIPGAAIMPILEVLRSEHAVSSTPQFILCRHEQNAAFMAQCWGRLTGTPGVCLVTAGPGATNALSGIATATADRDPVLVITGETSTAEHFKKTHQTILTAELYGPVTKWSADVIHTHSIPEAVSTAFHIALSPHQGAVHLALPINVQTALTSAVPIAHHGTEPQSMASAEEVLQATDLLRKARFPVVLLGLGARTPDNAIAVRHFLERHQMIVVGTFEAAGVVSRDLAHLFCGRVGLKAREPGDIALEKADLVVTIGYDIVEYTPALWGCTPGKNVIHIDDIPADTDQEYQPVVELVGHIAENLGRLSVSRHSLSVPTAVKKAQALLRSEQERGKHRSTSPVHPLRFIYEARRVLPDNTIVISDVGAHQMWLAKYFFSYEPLTLLFSMGFQTMGVGLPWAIAASLARPGVPILSISGDGSFLMSATELETAVRLKAPIVHVVWRDGSYNLVKIQQLEAYGKGFAVEFGNPDIVAFAKSFGARAYRITKPSQIAPTLKKALRERKPTIIDMPVDYRDNLSLLRPKELLRIT; translated from the coding sequence ATGAAAAAAGCAAAACAGCGCAGCGGTGCAGAGCTTCTAATTGATTGTCTGCGCACTCAGGGCGTGAAATATATTTTTGGCATTCCTGGTGCCGCTATCATGCCGATTCTTGAGGTGCTCCGAAGTGAGCACGCTGTTTCCAGTACGCCACAGTTCATTCTATGCCGGCATGAGCAGAATGCCGCATTCATGGCGCAGTGTTGGGGGCGCCTGACAGGCACTCCCGGCGTTTGCTTGGTGACGGCGGGGCCCGGAGCAACAAACGCGCTCTCCGGTATTGCAACAGCAACAGCCGATCGAGACCCCGTACTTGTTATTACCGGCGAAACATCAACTGCCGAACATTTCAAAAAAACACATCAAACTATTTTGACCGCCGAGCTCTATGGCCCCGTTACCAAATGGAGCGCGGATGTTATTCATACCCACTCCATACCGGAAGCTGTCTCAACCGCATTTCATATTGCACTTTCACCCCACCAAGGAGCGGTGCACCTCGCGCTGCCTATCAATGTGCAGACAGCGCTCACATCCGCGGTTCCGATTGCCCACCATGGCACAGAGCCGCAGAGTATGGCAAGCGCAGAAGAAGTGCTTCAAGCGACAGATCTGTTGCGTAAAGCTCGTTTTCCCGTGGTGCTCCTTGGTCTTGGCGCGCGTACGCCAGATAATGCCATCGCGGTACGGCATTTTTTGGAACGACATCAGATGATTGTTGTTGGAACATTCGAAGCGGCAGGCGTTGTGTCGCGAGACTTAGCGCATTTGTTCTGCGGACGTGTTGGCCTGAAAGCCCGGGAGCCAGGTGATATTGCTCTTGAGAAAGCTGATCTTGTGGTAACGATTGGGTATGACATTGTGGAGTATACTCCTGCGCTTTGGGGATGCACACCCGGTAAAAATGTGATTCATATTGATGATATTCCTGCAGACACTGATCAGGAATACCAGCCTGTTGTGGAACTCGTCGGACATATTGCAGAAAACCTTGGCAGACTTTCCGTGTCTCGACATTCACTCAGTGTGCCAACAGCAGTGAAAAAAGCCCAAGCACTATTGAGAAGTGAACAGGAGCGTGGCAAGCATCGCTCAACAAGCCCTGTTCATCCGCTACGCTTTATCTATGAAGCACGCCGCGTGCTGCCTGACAATACAATCGTGATTTCCGATGTGGGCGCGCACCAGATGTGGTTGGCGAAATACTTTTTCTCCTACGAACCACTTACACTGCTGTTCAGTATGGGATTTCAGACAATGGGGGTTGGGTTGCCGTGGGCAATCGCCGCATCACTGGCGCGTCCGGGCGTTCCCATTCTTTCAATTTCCGGGGATGGTTCGTTTTTGATGAGCGCTACAGAGCTTGAAACAGCCGTGCGTCTGAAGGCACCGATTGTGCATGTGGTATGGCGGGATGGGAGTTATAATCTTGTAAAAATTCAACAACTTGAGGCATACGGCAAAGGATTTGCCGTTGAGTTTGGCAATCCGGACATCGTGGCATTTGCAAAAAGTTTTGGTGCGCGCGCCTATCGCATTACGAAACCATCGCAGATTGCGCCGACACTTAAAAAAGCACTTCGCGAACGGAAACCGACTATTATTGATATGCCGGTCGACTACCGCGACAATCTTTCATTGCTGCGTCCCAAAGAACTATTGAGAATCACATAG
- a CDS encoding class I SAM-dependent methyltransferase, whose product MPFFIKKNNYKTEECFHDEWAQSANIHNCDPSAQFQCATAPEYRFIADALSPMNGKKILVLGCGLGEEVVYCALQGARVTALDISTQMLEHTKHLARRHGVEHLVCTIHGSAEQFRCADAPFDAILACNILHHVDIQKTLDCVTQSLKYGGVFVFLEPLAYNPLINVYRAMASDVRTDNEHPLTFSDIQLIKNYFSKLEIKTFHLFTLFIFVWFFIGERIHPNNERYWKKIIYDAKYYKSAFTILSRIDHFVLRFLPFLSRYCWVIAGKAIKN is encoded by the coding sequence ATGCCCTTCTTCATAAAAAAAAATAATTACAAAACCGAAGAATGCTTCCATGATGAGTGGGCACAGAGCGCAAATATCCATAATTGCGATCCGTCTGCGCAGTTTCAATGCGCAACAGCTCCAGAATACCGCTTCATTGCCGACGCACTATCTCCCATGAATGGGAAAAAAATTCTCGTACTTGGCTGTGGGCTTGGCGAGGAAGTCGTCTATTGCGCACTACAGGGGGCGCGAGTTACTGCACTTGATATCTCAACACAAATGCTTGAGCACACCAAGCATCTTGCACGGCGGCATGGAGTTGAGCATTTGGTTTGTACCATCCATGGATCCGCTGAACAGTTCCGATGTGCCGATGCTCCTTTTGACGCCATTCTCGCATGCAATATTCTCCACCATGTTGATATTCAAAAAACTCTTGATTGCGTAACGCAATCACTCAAATATGGAGGAGTATTTGTTTTTTTAGAACCCCTCGCGTATAACCCATTGATAAATGTCTACCGTGCCATGGCCTCAGATGTTCGCACCGACAATGAGCACCCCTTGACATTTAGCGACATACAATTAATAAAAAATTATTTCTCAAAACTAGAAATCAAAACTTTCCATCTATTCACGCTCTTTATTTTTGTATGGTTTTTCATCGGCGAACGAATTCATCCGAACAATGAAAGGTACTGGAAAAAAATTATCTATGATGCAAAGTACTATAAAAGCGCTTTTACAATTCTTTCTCGAATTGATCATTTTGTGCTGCGGTTTCTCCCATTCCTCTCTCGTTATTGCTGGGTAATCGCGGGAAAAGCCATTAAAAATTGA